From Trichoderma atroviride chromosome 1, complete sequence, one genomic window encodes:
- a CDS encoding uncharacterized protein (EggNog:ENOG41): MGACERLSVSRRADPSINRRRLSMSGNISDGPALPNASGIAQAHTAGIQEAQRVLPGAMQSQVGSQRNNDNYTPTPQNLKNYLATCHTLNQATIVFLDTPSQQQDTTSPDLEEKEHPRRIVKSPGFMDEQREVWQLLLGNEESSFHQAVFPSADQVHDKFFVIETVNGETKLCPFDRLGVSATVLALLRQVLGDPALSKAAGIRGNVLYSSAGRSTQAGIPAEPQFHDDAFEDGQYRGLSLFCNANNDRPLCLVAIEYRPKHFALDSSMIAALESGIVSTRGISGDDASPAGVITAMINQLLDFMDKSGVRYGYLYSVEGIVFLEIQNNPSVVHYFVSLPKDEVDNHVESTMPYSAVSQIFAFVIRAMRTKVRSMQRPDQRDELAPWSNQADRGAAWNYKVNEHIAWGGPVVVQESHVDEIAMQLQQWGRANAASAQREDDEETIMDTDADSSTNDFDGESYDNCDVDIGGEASMIIEIKMDSNIAEEGVSAAAATPTDQLQGLTLQREQSVDNDEGADKENQMDHDDDMHDDDIYMNDFLRIISRPLKPRKAKEVENAYCTQQCLLGVANGTPLDKSCPNVHLHGNKHISKEEFLERFRGQISRAGEANAFCTPLEQFGAIGKMFKVALVGYGYTFVAKATLRADWVFLHREGEMYEQLKDLQGSVVPVCLGIVRVDPEFYHEDRLLSQFMVLSWAGLPLRGNLDEGVQSLLTNTVSRAYSALHGAGMLHRDPDMSNMLYNPLTSQVMLVDFHGSRFHPDRVAAIEAALRAEREARRNDPDYESEDEGIPYEADGSLRTTPKPPPTAAEREALRRTFEADCSQELSYAVESIKWFLSGLHDQRN; this comes from the exons ATGGGGGCGTGTGAGCGCCTGTCTGTCTCACGCCGGGCTGATCCAT CAATCAATCGTCGGCGGCTCAGCATGTCTGGCAACATATCAGATGGGCCGGCCCTGCCCAACGCCAGTGGCATTGCCCAAGCCCATACAGCTGGAATTCAAGAAGCCCAGCGCGTGTTGCCTGGTGCGATGCAGTCCCAAGTTGGGAGCCAACGGAACAACGACAATTACACTCCTACCCCCCAGAACCTGAAGAATTACCTTGCAACCTGTCACACCCTGAACCAAGCCACTATCGTCTTCCTCGACACTCCTTCCCAACAGCAAGATACAACTTCCCCTGATCTTGAGGAGAAAGAGCATCCTCGACGAATCGTCAAATCCCCAGGCTTCATGGATGAGCAGAGGGAAGTCTGGCAGCTTTTGCTGGGGAATGAAGAATCGAGCTTCCATCAAGCTGTATTCCCGTCCGCGGATCAAGTTCACGATAAATTCTTCGTCATCGAAACTGTCAACGGCGAAACCAAGCTTTGCCCCTTTGATCGACTCGGCGTCTCTGCCACTGTCTTGGCTCTCTTGCGCCAGGTTCTGGGCGACCCAGCGCTTAGCAAGGCTGCTGGCATTAGAGGAAATGTCCTCTATAGCTCTGCGGGAAGAAGCACTCAAGCGGGAATTCCTGCTGAGCCCCAGTTTCACGATGATGCCTTTGAAGACGGACAATACCGCGGGCTCAGCCTTTTCTGCAATGCCAACAATGACCgccctctttgtcttgtggCAATCGAATACAGGCCAAAGCATTTTGCCCTGGATTCAAGCATGATTGCAGCTTTGGAGAGTGGAATTGTCTCCACCAGAGGTATCAGCGGCGACGATGCTTCTCCAGCGGGAGTCATCACCGCCATGATCAACCAGCTGCTCGACTTTATGGACAAGTCGGGAGTGCGCTACGGCTACCTTTACTCGGTGGAAGGTATTGTCTTTTTGGAAATCCAAAATAACCCGTCCGTCGTTCACTACTTTGTCAGCCTCCCCAAAGATGAGGTGGACAACCACGTCGAATCGACAATGCCTTACTCGGCCGTTTCGCAGatttttgcctttgtcatTCGGGCGATGCGGACAAAAGTCAGATCCATGCAGCGGCCTGACCAACGTGATGAGCTTGCTCCTTGGAGCAACCAAGCCGATAGAGGTGCTGCCTGGAACTACAAAGTCAACGAGCATATTGCTTGGGGCGGACCGGTCGTTGTTCAAGAGAGCCACGTTGATGAGATAGCCATGCAATTGCAGCAATGGGGAAGAGCAAATGCCGCATCTGCCCAAcgcgaagatgacgaggagacGATTATGGATACCGATGCTGACAGCAGCACAAATGATTTTGATGGCGAGTCGTATGACAATTGCGATGTTGACATTGGCGGAGAGGCCTCTATGATTATTGAAATCAAGATGGATTCGAATATTGCGGAAGAGGGCGTCtcggctgctgccgctaccCCGACTGATCAGCTGCAAGGTCTAACTCTACAACGCGAACAATCTGTTGACAATGACGAGGGGGCAGACAAGGAAAACCAAATGGaccatgatgatgacatgCATGATGATGACATCTACATGAACGATTTTCTAAGGATCATATCCCGCCCTCTCAAACCCCGCAAAGCTAAAGAGGTTGAAAACGCGTACTGCACACAGCAATGCCTCTTGGGTGTAGCAAACGGTACGCCCCTGGACAAGTCATGCCCCAATGTCCATTTGCACGGAAACAAGCACATCAGCAAAGAAGAGTTTCTGGAGCGATTCAGGGGCCAGATTTCCCGGGCAGGAGAAGCAAATGCTTTCTGTACCCCTCTCGAACAATTTGGCGCCATCGGAAAAATGTTCAAGGTGGCTCTCGTCGGCTATGGCTATACGTTTGTGGCCAAAGCTACCTTGCGTGCGGACTGGGTCTTTCTTCACCGCGAAGGTGAAATGTACGAACAGCTCAAGGACCTTCAAGGCTCTGTCGTACCCGTCTGTCTCGGCATCGTTAGAGTCGATCCCGAGTTCTACCATGAAGACAGACTTCTTAGCCAGTTCATGGTGCTTAGCTGGGCTGGACTGCCATTGCGGGGAAACTTGGACGAGGGGGTTCAGAGTTTGCTCACCAACACCGTCTCTAGAGCTTATAGCGCACTACACGGGGCTGGGATGCTGCACAGAGATCCCGACATGTCAAACATGCTGTACAACCCTCTGACAAGCCAAGTCATGCTTGTCGATTTTCACGGGTCTCGCTTCCATCCTGATCGCGTAGCTGCTATTGAGGCTGCCCTCAGGGCGGAAAGGGAGGCAAGGAGAAACGATCCAGACTATGAATCCGAAGACGAAGGAATTCCATATGAGGCTGATGGTAGCCTCCGTACCACTCCCAAACCTCCCCCAACAGCCGCAGAACGTGAGGCCTTGCGCAGGACGTTTGAAGCCGACTGCAGCCAAGAACTCAGTTACGCAGTCGAGTCTATAAAATGGTTCCTGTCGGGCCTGCATGACCAAAGAAACTGA
- a CDS encoding uncharacterized protein (EggNog:ENOG41~TransMembrane:8 (i55-73o79-101i122-142o173-198i210-231o295-323i335-355o375-395i)), whose translation MSWCLWTGTRMGLGAGALSPRPGILVRILSELGLVSLFHSPVDVKLLCLQRFVRLFAYGGSTLVLVPYLQALGISKTSIGLFMTLTLVGDVCISFVLTIVADGLGRKAVLSMGALMMSGSGVAFALCQNYWVLLAAAIFGVISPSGNEIGPFRAIEESVVAHLTEPASRSDVYAWYSLLGQAGVAFGLMTCGWVIQFVSTSLQWEHVDAYRLAFLGYAAIGLLKMTLTLLLSSAVEADGKASATKKKVISDQVGNTETSPLIGSADANGSLQATEQQNGRGRLSSLLPDISREGYAIMTSLSFFFAIDCLASGIISMSWITYFFRWRYGIKEGSLGSIFFVTSITSACSMLVASSLAKRFGNIKTMVFTHLPSSIFLSLIPAFPDVRLSLLFLWLRSSTASMDVAPRAAFLAAVIKPSERTAIMGIINVCKTVGTSLGPLLTGTLADHGLFWVAFVTAGCLKVSYDLGILAVFKNHERHAAERENGRAETGATA comes from the exons ATGTCTTGGTGCCTGTGGACTGGCACGAGGATGGGTCTCGGAGCAGGGGCGTTATCACCGAG GCCTGGCATCCTTGTCCGCATCCTCTCAGAACTAGGCCTCGTGTCTCTCTTCCACAGCCCTGTCGACGTCAAGCTGCTCTGTCTGCAGCGCTTTGTTCGCCTTTTCGCCTATGGAGGATCGACACTCGTCCTGGTGCCGTATCTGCAGGCTCTGGGCATCTCCAAGACCAGCATTGGCTTGTTCATGACCCTGACCTTGGTTGGCGATGTCTGCATCAGCTTCGTCCTCACAATCGTGGCGGATGGGCTGGGTAGGAAGGCCGTTTTGTCCATGGGCGCTTTGATGATGAGTGGCAGCGGCGTCGCCTTTGCCCTCTGCCAGAACTATTGGGTAttacttgcagcagccatctttggcgtTATCAGCCCGAG TGGCAATGAGATTGGTCCCTTCCGAGCCATAGAAGAGAGCGTGGTTGCGCATCTAACGGAGCCTGCTTCTAGAAGCGATGTCTATGCATGGTATAGCCTGCTTGGTCAGGCTGGAGTAGCCTTTGGGCTCATGACTTGCGGATGGGTTATCCAGTTCGTTTCCACCAGCCTCCAGTGGGAGCATGTGGACGCCTATCGACTCGCCTTTCTCGGATATGCTGCTATTGGCCTCCTCAAGATGACGCTGACTCTGCTCCTGAGCAGCGCTGTCGAGGCCGATGGGAAAGCGTCTGCCACTAAGAAGAAGGTCATTTCCGACCAAGTTGGCAACACAGAGACATCGCCGCTTATAGGCAGTGCCGATGCCAATGGATCCTTGCAGGCAACCGAACAACAAAACGGCCGCGGCCGGCTTTCAAGCCTTCTTCCCGATATCAGCAGGGAAGGTTATGCCATAATGACGAGCCtaagtttcttctttgctatAGATTGTTTGGCTTCTGGTATCATAAGCAT GTCTTGGATCACGTACTTCTTCCGCTGGCGCTATGGCATCAAGGAAGGCAGCCTAGGATCCATCTTTTTTGTGACGAGCATCACTTCAGCTTGTTCCATGCTGGttgcctcttccttggccaAGCGATTTGGCAACATCAAG ACCATGGTCTTCACCCACCTTCCTTCGTCGATATTCCTTAGTCTCATTCCCGCCTTTCCCGACGTGCGCCTCTCCCTGCTTTTCCTATGGCTTCGTtcctccaccgccagcaTGGATGTCGCTCCCCGGGCGGCCTTCCTGGCCGCTGTCATCAAGCCAAGCGAACGGACGGCCATCATGGGCATCATCAATGTGTGCAAGACGGTTGGCACCAGCTTAGGCCCCTTGTTGACTGGCACACTGGCCGATCACGGCTTGTTCTGGGTAGCCTTTGTCACGGCCGGATGTCTCAAGGTTAGTTACGACCTGGGTATACTGGCAGTCTTTAAGAACCACGAGAGGCACGCAGCTGAAAGAGAGAATGGACGTGCGGAGACGGGTGCTACTGCGTAA
- a CDS encoding uncharacterized protein (EggNog:ENOG41), with the protein MDFVNKLTGAGNNSENRTGENNSGQQSGSGGGFMGKMNNMAGGGAQGEKDEDFLDKGVDFVQEKFIGQGDQSNESAAEQQKDEVISDMIRDKYKGIAGSDFPIKDKEKHYGA; encoded by the exons ATGGACTTTGTGAATAAATTGACTGGCGCTGGGAATAACTCAGAAAATCGCACTGGCGAGAACAACTCGGGGCAGCAAAGCGGCAGCGGTGGCGGCTTCATGGGCAAAATGAACAACatggccggcggcggcgctcaAGGCGAAAAGGACGAAGATTTTCTTGACAAAG GTGTCGATTTTGTTCAAGAAAAGTTCATAGGTCAAGGCGATCAGAGCAATGAATCAGCAGCTGAGCAACAAAAAGACGAGGTTATATCTGACATGATTCGTGACAAATACAAGGGTATCGCGGGGAGCGATTTCCCCATCAAAGATAAAGAAAAGCATTACGGGGCGTAA
- a CDS encoding uncharacterized protein (EggNog:ENOG41~MEROPS:MER0000263): MVRVQKLTAEALLSDPRRSPAVPSRDGTHALYTVSTHILGDKTTQELRVVNLQTGNSKQISNDSGVHDAMWIPTTELHVIYLRSVEQGRTQVMVAYAGDVSVEHYRAAEIDAPVSNLKLKELSSGSIAFVVTGLVGDAGLYNQEVAQKGSSARLYDTEIPIWNASRRPNRCSLWYNELVLHDGCWALQGQLYNLIDDVDLEAPSRMYTDNPCNEFDICGDGIVFSSRNLRERGPGGNPATSIYFARLDSFSLPAEAMPRQIFIPTSFEPASITNVRFSPDESAVGFLYTAYEDHYNTRLYLGSVESLDAFDVFNLVTCVDDDDPNPPNAFEFVGGSDSVILRSHHLGHQALSHLMLEDGAEPKVFFASSSCTAFYPLKNGDWDNLLVTSSSFIDSSLWQIVRVSDASIVRTVSSATKNGAKFSLSSGMVTDFWYEGANGCFIHSWLILPKDFEENQQYPWVLVPHGSPAMAWSNEWSMLTNFAAWATQGYVVVLPNITGSGGYGLDFVRRIQNMRGERPFQDLLALIDYLQGIPYMDNAKGTIVGSSSSAYLVNKVLGHEAAKKFCCAVWQSGTIDPPVAFSPKEPVFDSFDKLDASYPYPEPKTIYENDMARSTFFYGWKNAPPTLIIHGEKDKHCSITEALTAFNCLQAQSVPSRLLTFPDEGSIVTKPENIVMWYNVVWDWVKRCVDEDVQREDIF, from the exons ATGGTTCGAGTTCAGAAGCTGACTGCTGAGGCTCTGCTGAGCGACCCGAGGCGCAGCCCGGCGGTTCCCAGCAGAGATGGCACGCATGCTCTCTATACAGTCTCGACGCATATCCTCGGCGACAAGACTACTCAAGAGCTGCGTGTTGTCAACCTCCAGACGGGAAACTCCAAGCAGATTTCCAACGACTCTGGGGTCCACGATGCCATGTGGATTCCGACCACAGAGCTCCATGTCATCTACCTCCGATCTGTCGAACAAGGTCGGACACAGGTCATGGTGGCATATGCCGGGGATGTGTCTGTAGAGCACTACAGGGCGGCAGAGATCGACGCGCCCGTGTCGAATCTAAAGCTCAAAGAGCTGAGTAGTGGAAGCATTGCATTTGTAGTCACCGGCctggttggcgatgctgggtTATATAATCAAGAAGTCGCACAGAAAGGGTCTTCAGCAAGATTGTATGACACGGAGATTCCTATA TGGAACGCATCTCGTAGACCGAACAGATGCAGTCTTTGGTACAACGAGCTTGTGCTACACGACGGCTGCTGGGCGCTCCAAGGCCAACTATACAACTTGATTGACGATGTAGATTTGGAGGCCCCATCCCGCATGTATACCGACAACCCCTGCAACGAGTTTGACATTTGTGGCGATGGcattgtcttttcttccagaAATCTGAGAGAGCGTGGGCCAGGTGGAAATCCTGCCACGTCCATCTATTTTGCCCGCCTTGACTCCTTCTCCCTGCCTGCGGAGGCGATGCCCAGGCAGATATTCATACCCACCAGCTTTGAGCCCGCTTCGATTACAAACGTCAGGTTTTCTCCAGATGAGTCGGCCGTTGGCTTCCTCTACACGGCGTACGAAGACCACTACAACACCCGGCTATACCTAGGCTCTGTTGAGTCCCTGGATGCCTTTGACGTCTTCAACCTTGTTACCTgtgttgatgacgatgacccGAACCCGCCAAATGCCTTTGAATTTGTCGGTGGTTCCGACTCTGTGATCCTACGAAGCCATCACTTGGGCCACCAAGCGCTCTCCCATCTCATGCTGGAAGACGGAGCTGAGCCAAAGGTCTTcttcgccagcagcagctgtactGCCTTTTACCCTCTGAAAAATGGAGACTGGGATAATCTCCTGGTGACATCGTCCAGTTTCATCGACAGCAGCTTGTGGCAGATTGTTCGGGTTTCAGATGCTAGCATCGTGAGAACCGTATCCTCGGCAACTAAGAACGGAGCCAAGTTTAGCCTTTCCTCCGGCATGGTGACAGACTTTTGGTATGAAGGGGCCAATGGATGCTTTATCCACAGCTGGTTGATACTGCCAAAGGACTTTGAGGAAAACCAACAGTACCCTTGGGTGCTGGTGCCTCACGGAAGCCCAGCCATGGCCTGGAGCAACGAGTGGTCAATGCTG ACCAACTTTGCTGCTTGGGCGACGCAGGGATACGTTGTTGTGCTGCCAAATATTACCGGCAGCGGCGGATATGGGCTGGATTTCGTAAGAC GAATCCAAAACatgagaggagagaggccTTTTCAAGATCTCCTTGCACTTATTGATTACCTGCAGGGTATTCCATACATGGACAACGCAAAGGGTACCATTGTGGGAAGCAGCAGTTCAGCATATCTTGTGAACAAGGTACTGGGGCAtgaagctgccaagaag TTTTGCTGTGCAGTCTGGCAAAGCGGAACAATCGACCCTCCTGTCGCCTTTTCGCCGAAAGAGCCCGTCTTTGACAGTTTCGACAAACTCGACGCGTCTTACCCTTATCCGGAGCCAAAGACGATATACGAGAACGACATGGCTAGATCGACTTTCTTCTACGGCTGGAAGAATGCGCCGCCGACGCTCATTATCCACGGTGAGAAGGACAAGCATTGTTCAATTACCGAGGCGCTGACTGCATTCAACTGTCTGCAAGCCCAGAGCGTTCCCAGCCGCCTCTTGACGTTTCCAGACGAAGGAAGCATTGTCACCAAACCGGAGAATATAGTGATGTGGTACAATGTCGTCTGGGACTGGGTGAAACGGTGTGTTGACGAGGATGTTCAAAGAGAAGACATCTTCTAG
- a CDS encoding uncharacterized protein (EggNog:ENOG41~TransMembrane:3 (o84-105i133-149o161-184i)) → MTAPRGLVKSTPRSCLTLLWAAKVSRTGLDWLCWDHPWRRLLALACQQQKVRALVYLVLAETHAYHTTCWVNSDYERLRLLTHYLWIFISLGVTSGLYIAIWFSLRKQARRRRAANPDGSTDLGHQSDHNPAFLIYPVIYVMCTLPLATERVASMAGADIPLGYFCFAGALISLNGFFDCLLFGTTRHSIIFASKYDLDASDTGVGTIAFLQTPKARRYGNMVWVQGGEGRRRRKMEPKTTGGWWSWQRLTEHSSSIRRQEKRRIPRGSSQESLRGPGIQMDLVTTVVVEVEEGKERDIRFPDPVASGSPSVNSTERDAVSTRRAI, encoded by the exons ATGACAGCGCCGCGGGGCCTTGTCAAATCAACGCCGAGAAGCTGTCTAACTCTGCTTTGGGCTGCAAAGGTTTCCAGAACGGGCTTGGATTGGTTGTGCTGGGACCATCCATGGCGAAGACTTTTAGCACTCGCCTGCCAACAGCAAAAGGTACGAGCGCTCGTATACCTTGTATTAGCAGAAACGCATGCATACCATACTACT TGCTGGGTCAACTCTGATTATGAGCGCCTCCGTCTGCTCACCCACTACCTGTGgatcttcatctctctcggCGTGACCAGTGGGCTTTACATTGCCATCTGGTTTTCTCTTCGCAAACaggcccgccgccgccgtgccGCCAACCCAGACGGCAGCACAGATCTTGGGCACCAGTCGGATCACAATCCAGCATTCCTGATCTATCCAGTAATCTACGTCATGTGTACGCTACCATTGGCCACAGAGCGTGTGGCATCCATGGCTGGAGCCGACATTCCGCTGGGATACTTTTGTTTTGCGGGAGCACTCATCTCCCTCAACGGCTTTTTTGACTGCCTTTTGTTCGGAACAACTCGCCATTCCATCATCTTTGCGTCCAAGTATGATTTAGATGCCTCCGATACGGGCGTTGGGACGATTGCCTTTCTGCAAACCCCCAAGGCTCGGCGTTACGGCAACATGGTCTGGGTTCAGGGCGGTGAAGGCAGAAGGAGGCGGAAGATGGAGCCCAAGACTACTGGTGGATGGTGGTCATGGCAGCGCCTGACTGAACACTCTTCCAGTATCAGAAggcaagagaagaggagaatacCCCGAGGTTCTAGCCAGGAGTCCCTACGAGGACCTGGAATCCAAATGGACCTGGTTACCACTGTGGTGgtggaagtggaagaaggcaAGGAGCGAGATATTAGATTCCCCGACCCAGTTGCAAGCGGCAGTCCCTCGGTCAACAGCACGGAAAGGGACGCCGTTAGCACGAGAAGAGCCatctaa
- a CDS encoding uncharacterized protein (EggNog:ENOG41~BUSCO:EOG092D20HF) — protein MAQNPTDELLRRPLYVYDLPPESLGGLTLKPDADAVVEAATPPRQTSEASPDGTSGSQTCSLCKLSFVTVLDQRSHKKSDLHHYNLKQKLRGQSVATEAEFEKLIETLEESLSGSDSEDTEDDEDQGRQESTLTALLKKQARLTEKRNNNNNEDGDDDEVAGRPGKGKPPLIWFSSPLLPENTYFGIYRALFSEEEQRQSDLVDVIRKKQLEPIAMPRPAKDGTLPPVAYKGPHFFLCMMGGGHFAAMVVSLAPRSGKAGSTTMNREATVLAHKTFHRYTTRRKQGGSQSANDNAKGKAHSAGSSLRRYNETALVEDIRALLHDWKGLLDTSELLFIRATGTTNRRTLFGPYEGQVLQANDGRIRGFPFSTRRATQNELMRSFIELTRLKVREIVPAKIEPKDSDKAAQSKASLKPVKPALSEEEETALLHTSQLQAFVRRSKLPALLSYLTKNGLSPDFDFYPPEQNHHTPRLLHYAASQNAAPLVLGILTRAGANPLLKNTEGKTAFELAGDRPTRDAFRVARSELSEAKWDWDSAKVPPAMTKSEADQRDEREKHEADKKESDRRKAEEERLRVEGPKVSDTKTRNKNVSVVASMVAKTPQERREEEARGVDARDEDEAGEREEGACGGREDEEATGR, from the exons ATGGCGCAAAACCCGACAGACGAGCTCTTGCGACGGCCTCTCTACG TCTACGATCTACCGCCCGAGAGCCTCGGAGGCTTGACACTCAAGCCAGACGCAGATGCCGTTGTCGAAGCCGCGACGCCTCCCCGACAGACCTCAGAAGCATCGCCTGATGGCACTTCCGGCTCACAGACTTGTTCTCTGTGCAAGCTATCCTTCGTCACTGTGCTCGACCAGCGCAGCCACAAAAAGTCCGACTTACACCACTACAACCTGAAACAGAAGCTGCGAGGGCAAAGCGTCGCGACGGAAGCCGAATTCGAAAAGCTGATAGAGACTCTGGAGGAGTCGCTCTCGGGCTCCGACTCGGAAGATAcggaggacgacgaggaccaAGGTCGCCAAGAGTCGACGCTGACGGCGTTGCTTaagaagcaagcaagatTGACGGAGAAGCGAAATAATAACAACAACGAAGAcggtgatgacgatgaagttGCAGGCCGGCCAGGCAAGGGCAAACCGCCGCTGATATGGTTTAGCTCGCCCTTGCTGCCGGAGAATACATATTTTGGCATATATCGAGCCCTCTtctctgaagaagagcagaggcAGTCGGATTTGGTCGACGTCAtcaggaagaagcagctcgagcCCATAGCAATGCCAAGgcccgccaaagatggaacGCTGCCGCCAGTCGCATACAAGGGACCtcacttcttcctctgcatGATGGGAGGAGGGCATTTTGCGGCCATGGTTGTCTCGCTGGCGCCGCGATCTGGAAAGGCTGGCAGCACGACGATGAACAGAGAAGCCACGGTTCTCGCCCACAAGACCTTTCACAGATATACAACGCGACGGAAACAGGGTGGCTCTCAGTCGGCCAATGACAATGCCAAGGGAAAGGCGCACTCTGCCGGTTCATCTCTGCGTCGATACAACGAAACTGCCTTGGTTGAGGATATTCGCGCTCTGTTACACGACTGGAAGGGGCTTTTGGACACTTCAGAGCTGTTATTCATCCGAGCCACGGGGACGACGAACAGAAGAACATTGTTTGGCCCTTACGAAGGGCAGGTTCTCCAGGCAAACGATGGTAGAATACGTGGATTCCCTTTCAGCACCAGGAGGGCTACTCAGAACGAGCTTATGCGATCCTTTATCGAGCTGACTCGACTAAAAGTACGCGAGATTGTTCCAGCAAAGATCGAACCGAAAGATTCAGATAAAGCGGCACAAAGCAAGGCATCGCTTAAGCCAGTGAAGCCAGCTCTGtcagaggaggaagaaactGCACTTCTCCACACATCTCAACTACAAGCCTTTGTGCGGCGCTCCAAGTTGCCGGCACTCCTATCATATCTTACAAAGAATGGACTCAGCCCAGACTTTGACTTTTATCCTCCCGAGCAAAACCACCACACCCCACGTCTCTTACACTATGCAGCTTCGCAGAACGCTGCGCCATTAGTTCTGGGTATTCTCACCCGAGCAGGGGCGAACCCGCTGCTTAAGAATACAGAAGGAAAGACGGCCTTTGAACTTGCCGGAGACCGACCTACACGCGATGCCTTTAGAGTGGCTCGATCCGAGCTGAGCGAGGCCAAGTGGGATTGGGACAGTGCCAAAGTCCCTCCGGCCATGACAAAGAGCGAAGCCGATCAACGCGACGAGCGAGAGAAGCACGAAGCAGACAAGAAGGAATCAGACAGGCGGAAagccgaggaggagaggctTCGTGTCGAGGGGCCAAAAGTCTCTGatacgaagacgaggaacaAGAATGTTAGTGTAGTGGCCTCTATGGTTGCAAAGACACCGCAGGAGCgcagagaggaggaagctaGGGGGGTTGACGcccgagatgaagatgaggctggagagagagaggagggcgcgtgcggcggaagagaggatgaagaggctaCAGGGCGGTAG